The following are from one region of the Capsicum annuum cultivar UCD-10X-F1 chromosome 1, UCD10Xv1.1, whole genome shotgun sequence genome:
- the LOC107867317 gene encoding monocopper oxidase-like protein SKU5, with protein MASFSCSIWCSQMTLICIFLFMRLSSAGDPFKFLNFEVSYIDASPLGVSQQVIAINGKFPGPTLNVTTNDNVVVNVRNKLDEELLLHWSGVQQKKTSWQDGLPGTNCPIPPKWNWTYQFQVKDQIGSFFYFPSLNFQRASGGFGGITINNRDEIPIPFNFPDGDITIMIGDWYTRNHTSLRSTLLAGKDLGKPDGVLINGKGPYRYNDTIVPDGIDYETITVHPGKTYRIRVSNVGISTSLNFRIQNHNLLLAEAEGSYTVQQNYTSLDIHVGQSYSFLVTMDQNASSDYYIVASARFVNQSQWQRVTGVGILTYTNSKGKAHGPLPAPPQDEFDKTYSMNQARSIRWNVTASGARPNPQGSFRYGSINVTEIYVIQNKPPTTVDGKRRTTLNGVSFVNPKTPIRLADQYKLKGVYKLDFPTAPLTGPPKMETSVINGTFRGFMEVIFQNNDTKVHTYHMSGYAFFVVGMDYGVWSNNSRGTYNKWDGIARTTTQVFPGAWTAILVSLDNVGIWNLRTENLDSWYLGQETYIKVVNPEPTNKTELPIPDNALFCGQLNKLQKPQDISYATSIKGNASKFSYMLLLLVSTIFAVFQ; from the exons ATGGCTTCTTTTTCTTGTTCTATTTGGTGTTCCCAAATGACCCTTATCTGCATTTTCTTGTTTATGAGGTTAAGTTCTGCCGGAGATCCATTTAAGTTTTTGAACTTTGAGGTCTCTTACATTGATGCTTCACCACTTGGTGTCTCCCAACAG GTTATTGCTATCAATGGAAAGTTTCCTGGACCAACTCTGAATGTAACAACTAATGACAATGTTGTTGTTAATGTGAGGAACAAGTTAGATGAAGAACTACTCTTACATTG GTCTGGGGTTCAGCAGAAAAAGACTTCTTGGCAAGATGGTTTACCAGGAACAAACTGTCCTATTCCTCCAAAGTGGAACTGGACTTACCAATTTCAGGTCAAGGACCAAATTGGAAGTTTCTTTTATTTCCCTTCACTCAATTTTCAGAGGGCATCAGGTGGTTTTGGTGGAATTACAATTAACAACAGGGATGAGATTCCAATCCCTTTTAATTTTCCAGATGGTGATATTACTATTATGATTGGTGATTGGTACACCAGAAATCACACG TCTTTGAGGAGCACACTTCTTGCTGGGAAAGATCTGGGAAAACCAGATGGTGTTTTAATTAATGGGAAAGGTCCTTATAGATACAATGACACGATTGTGCCTGATGGCATCGACTATGAAACGATTACTGTCCATCCAG GCAAAACCTATCGAATTCGTGTAAGCAATGTAGGAATATCAACCAGCTTAAATTTCAGAATTCAGAATCATAACTTACTTTTGGCAGAAGCAGAGGGATCATACACTGTGCAGCAAAATTATACTAGCTTAGACATACACGTTGGACAATCATACTCATTTTTGGTAACCATGGATCAGAATGCAAGTTCTGATTACTATATTGTGGCAAGTGCCAGATTTGTGAATCAATCACAATGGCAAAGAGTCACCGGTGTAGGTATTTTGACATACACAAACTCAAAAGGGAAGGCACATGGCCCTCTACCCGCACCACCACAAGATGAATTCGACAAAACTTACTCTATGAACCAGGCTAGATCTATCAG GTGGAATGTAACTGCCAGTGGAGCTCGCCCAAATCCGCAAGGTTCTTTCCGATATGGCTCTATTAATGTGACAGAGATATACGTGATCCAAAATAAGCCGCCAACAACAGTAGATGGAAAAAGGAGAACAACACTTAACGGGGTTTCATTTGTTAATCCTAAAACACCAATCAGACTTGCTGACCAGTACAAATTGAAGGGCGTATATAAGCTAGATTTTCCTACAGCACCACTAACTGGACCTCCTAAGATGGAAACCTCTGTTATCAATGGTACCTTCAGGGGATTTATGGAAGTAATATTTCAGAACAATGATACCAAAGTGCACACATACCATATGAGTGGATATGCATTTTTTGTGGTCGG GATGGATTATGGCGTGTGGTCAAATAATAGTAGGGGTACTTACAACAAATGGGATGGAATAGCTCGTACCACAACACAG GTCTTCCCCGGGGCATGGACAGCAATCTTGGTATCCCTTGACAACGTTGGAATTTGGAACCTGAGGACAGAAAACCTCGACTCGTGGTATCTAGGCCAAGAAACATACATCAAGGTTGTTAATCCCGAGCCCACTAACAAGACAGAGTTGCCAATTCCAGACAATGCACTCTTCTGTGGCCAACTTAACAAACTACAAAA GCCACAAGATATATCATATGCAACATCCATTAAAGGCAACGCGTCGAAATTCAGTTACATGCTGCTGCTGCTGGTATCAACAATATTTGCTGTGTTCCAGTAA